In Polypterus senegalus isolate Bchr_013 chromosome 12, ASM1683550v1, whole genome shotgun sequence, the following are encoded in one genomic region:
- the slc8a2b gene encoding sodium/calcium exchanger 2b — protein MGHSLHPVWLLLVTLPAVFFMLCASESVPEKDQAAPSVSPSANESGAGVTGSCLEKVECKPGIMLPVWEPQSPSPGDKVARAIVYFVALAYMFLGVSIIADRFMASIEVITSQEKEVTITKPNGETTVATVRIWNETVSNLTLMALGSSAPEILLSVIEVVGHGFKAGDLGPGTIVGSAAFNMFVIIGICVWVIPEGETRKIKHPRVFFVTATWSIFAYIWLYLILAVFSPGVVKVWEALVTLLFFPICVVFAWVADRRLLFYKYMHKRYRADKRRGIIVETEGELPPKGIEMMMDGKFPSSGSGGASVTEGFLEGSAGLAMAAASLEASKELDESRKEVIRILKDLKQKHPDKELEQLVEMANYYALLHQQKSRAFYRVQATRMMIGAGNVLKKHAADHAKRTANLEEVQTEQAQENCSHIYFELAHYQCVENCGMVTLTAICSGGEGQSTFYVDYRTEDGSANAGSDYEYSEGTLIFKPGETRKEIQVGIIDDDIFEEDEHFFVRLLNLRVGDAEGMFECDSSPNSPKGRLAEPVMTMVTILDDDHAGIFTFGERVTRVSESVGTMEVAVLRNSGARGTVVVPYHTEDGTARGGSVDYEDSRGELEFSNDETVKKLQVRIIDDEEYEKQENFFIVLDEPRWLKRGISALLLNQEDPEGKPTAEEEEARRIAEMGKPILGEHSKLEVIIEESYEFKSTVDKLIKKTNLALVIGTHSWREQFLEAVTVSAGDGDEEDEEGREERLPSCFDYVMHFLTVFWKVLFACVPPTEYWNGWACFFVCILVIGLLTALIGDLASHFGCTVGLKDAVTAVVFVALGTSIPDTFASKVAAIQDQYADASIGNVTGSNAVNVFLGIGVAWSVAAIYWNSQGKDFIVYPGSLAFSVTLFTIFAFVNMAVLLYRRRPSVGGELGGLRTPKIMTSLFFFGLWFLYILFASLEAYCHIKGF, from the exons ATGGGGCACAGTTTGCATCCCGTGTGGCTTCTGCTGGTCACCCTCCCTGCTGTTTTCTTCATGCTCTGTGCATCAGAGTCCGTGCCAGAAAAGGACCAGGCTGCCCCCTCTGTCTCGCCTTCTGCCAATGAAAGTGGTGCTGGAGTCACTGGCTCCTGTTTAGAGAAAGTGGAATGCAAACCAGGAATTATGCTGCCTGTCTGGGAGCCACAGAGTCCTTCCCCTGGGGACAAGGTGGCTCGGGCCATTGTCTACTTTGTGGCACTTGCATATATGTTCTTGGGTGTCTCCATCATCGCTGATCGTTTCATGGCTTCCATTGAGGTCATCACATCTCAG GAGAAGGAGGTCACCATTACCAAGCCAAATGGTGAGACTACTGTGGCCACCGTCCGTATTTGGAACGAGACAGTGTCTAACCTCACCCTCATGGCATTGGGCTCATCAGCCCCTGAAATCCTGCTCTCTGTTATTGAGGTGGTGGGACATGGGTTCAAAGCAGGTGACCTGGGGCCAGGCACTATTGTGGGTAGCGCTGCCTTCAACATGTTTGTCATCATTGGCATCTGTGTATGGGTCATCCCCGAGGGGGAAACAAGGAAGATCAAACACCCCCGGGTATTTTTTGTCACTGCCACATGGAGCATCTTTGCCTACATCTGGCTCTACCTAATCCTGGCCGTGTTCTCGCCAGGCGTGGTCAAG GTGTGGGAGGCCCTGGTAACCCTGCTGTTCTTCCCAATATGTGTGGTCTTTGCTTGGGTGGCAGACAGACGACTCCTGTTTTACAAATATATGCACAAACGGTACCGTGCTGACAAGAGGCGAGGCATCATTGTGGAAACAGAAGGGGAGCTCCCACCTAAAGGGATTGAGATGATGATGGATGGAAAGTTCCCCTCAAGCGGAAGTGGAGGTGCCTCTGTGACTGAGGGTTTTCTGGAAGGCAGTGCTGGTCTGGCTATGGCTGCAGCATCCCTTGAAGCTAGCAAAGAGCTTGACGAGAGCCGTAAAGAG GTCATCCGCATCCTCAAGGACCTGAAACAAAAACACCCAGACAAGGAGCTGGAACAGCTGGTCGAAATGGCCAACTATTATGCTCTGCTGCACCAGCAGAAGAGTCGTGCCTTTTACCGTGTCCAGGCCACACGAATGATGATTGGTGCCGGTAATGTGCTGAAGAAGCATGCAGCTGACCATGCCAAGCGAACAGCCAACCTGGAGGAAGTCCAGACTGAGCAAGCCCAGGAGAACTGTAGCCACATCTATTTTGAACTGGCCCATTACCAATGTGTGGAAAACTGTGGCATGGTGACACTCACAGCAATATGCAGTGGTGGGGAGGGGCAGTCCACTTTCTACGTGGACTACCGCACGGAGGACGGCTCTGCCAATGCAGGCTCTGACTATGAATATAGTGAGGGCACCCTGATATTCAAACCAGGAGAGACACGCAAAGAAATTCAG GTAGGCATTATTGACGACGATATCTTTGAAGAAGATGAACACTTCTTTGTGCGTCTCCTGAATCTTCGTGTTGGTGATGCAGAGGGCATGTTTGAGTGTGATTCCTCACCAAACTCTCCAAAAGGCCGACTGGCCGAGCCGGTGATGACCATGGTAACTATCCTTGATGACGACCATGCTGGAATCTTCACTTTTGGCGAGAGGGTGACACGTGTAAGTGAAAGTGTGGGCACCATGGAAGTGGCCGTTCTACGAAACTCAGGAGCCAGGGGCACGGTGGTGGTACCATATCACACAGAGGATGGGACTGCCCGCGGAGGCAGTGTAGATTATGAAGACAGCAGGGGAGAACTGGAGTTCAGCAACGATGAGACTGT AAAAAAGCTGCAGGTTCGAATCATCGATGATGAGGAATATGAGAAGCAGGAGAACTTCTTCATTGTTCTGGATGAGCCTCGCTGGCTAAAGAGAGGAATATCAG CTCTGCTACTGAACCAAG AGGACCCAGAGGGAAAGCCAACTGCAGAGGAAGAGGAAGCACGTAGAATTGCAGAGATGGGAAAGCCAATACTTGGGGAACACAGCAAGCTAGAAGTCATAATAGAGGAATCTTACGAATTCAAG AGTACAGTGGACAAACTTATCAAAAAAACCAACCTTGCACTGGTGATTGGAACGCACTCATGGAGAGAACAGTTCCTGGAGGCTGTCACAGTTAGCGCAG GTGATGGTGatgaagaagacgaagaaggCCGTGAGGAACGACTACCATCATGTTTTGACTATGTGATGCATTTTCTTACGGTGTTCTGGAAGGTGCTGTTTGCTTGTGTACCACCAACTGAATACTGGAACGGCTGGGCCTGCTTCTTTGTCTGTATTTTGGTCATTGGGCTCCTCACAGCTCTGATTGGAGACTTAGCTTCGCATTTTGGCTGCACGGTGGGGTTGAAGGATGCAGTAACTGCAGTAGTGTTTGTAGCTCTGGGCACCTCTATACCAG ACACCTTTGCCAGTAAGGTGGCAGCAATTCAGGACCAGTATGCAGATGCCTCCATTGGCAATGTGACAGGCAGCAATGCAGTCAATGTGTTCCTGGGGATCGGTGTGGCTTGGTCTGTGGCAGCCATCTACTGGAACTCCCAAGGAAAGGACTTCATAGTGTATCCAGGATCGCTGGCTTTCTCTGTCACCCTCTTCACCATCTTCGCCTTTGTTAATATGGCAGTCCTGTTGTACCGGCGCCGGCCATCAGTTGGTGGGGAGCTGGGGGGCTTGCGGACCCCCAAGATCATGACCAGCTTGTTCTTTTTTGGCCTCTGGTTTCTTTACATCCTGTTTGCCAGTCTGGAGGCCTACTGCCACATCAAAGGATTCTAA